The Xanthobacter flavus genome includes a window with the following:
- the ccoN gene encoding cytochrome-c oxidase, cbb3-type subunit I — protein sequence MTTLQAPIQPPAKSMRWGEGALIGVFSLFALFSIVVAAKAYTSEYAFHAYLFAAASIASVFAIGNRYMARPAGATPQFIDGKPNYNMDVVKVGTIFAVVWGIAGFLVGVIAALQLAFPMVNLDLPWISFGRLRPLHTSAVIFAFGGNVLIATSFYVVQRTSRARLAGDLAPWFVILGYNFFIVIAGTGYLLGITQGKEYAEPEWYSDLFLTVVWVTYLLVFLVTVLKRTEPHIYVANWFYFAFIITIAVLHLGNNATIPVSVFSPKSYILWSGVQDAMFQWWYGHNAVGFFLTAGFLALMYYFIPKRAERPVYSYRLSIVHFWALIFIYIWAGPHHLHYTALPDWAQTLGMTFSVILWMPSWGGMINGLMTLSGAWDKLRTDPVIRMMVVAVAFYGMSTFEGPMMSVKAVNSLSHYTEWTIGHVHSGALGWVAYISFGAIYCLVPWLWNKREMYSVKAINWHFWVSTLGIVLYISSMWVAGILQGLMWRAYTQLGFLEYSFIETVEAMHPLYVIRALGGILFLTGALIMAWNIWKTITTPQTAAERELALQAAE from the coding sequence CGCGGCGAGCATCGCCTCGGTGTTCGCCATCGGCAACCGCTACATGGCGCGTCCGGCCGGTGCGACGCCGCAATTCATCGACGGCAAGCCCAATTACAATATGGACGTGGTGAAGGTCGGCACGATCTTCGCGGTGGTCTGGGGCATCGCCGGCTTCCTCGTCGGGGTGATCGCCGCGTTGCAGCTGGCCTTCCCGATGGTGAATTTGGACCTGCCCTGGATTTCGTTCGGCCGGCTGCGCCCGCTGCACACCTCGGCGGTGATCTTCGCCTTCGGCGGCAACGTGCTGATCGCGACCTCCTTCTACGTGGTGCAGCGCACCTCGCGCGCCCGCCTCGCCGGCGACCTCGCGCCCTGGTTCGTGATCCTCGGCTACAATTTCTTCATCGTCATCGCCGGTACGGGCTATTTGCTCGGCATCACCCAGGGCAAGGAATACGCCGAGCCCGAGTGGTATTCGGACCTGTTCCTGACGGTGGTCTGGGTCACCTACCTGCTGGTGTTCCTGGTGACGGTGCTGAAGCGGACCGAGCCGCACATCTATGTGGCGAACTGGTTCTATTTCGCCTTCATCATCACCATCGCGGTCCTGCATCTCGGCAACAACGCGACGATCCCGGTGTCGGTCTTCTCGCCGAAGTCCTACATCCTGTGGTCCGGCGTGCAGGACGCCATGTTCCAGTGGTGGTACGGCCACAACGCGGTGGGCTTCTTCCTGACCGCCGGCTTCCTCGCCCTGATGTATTACTTCATCCCCAAGCGCGCTGAGCGGCCGGTCTATTCCTACCGCCTGTCCATCGTGCACTTCTGGGCGCTGATCTTCATCTACATCTGGGCCGGCCCGCATCACCTGCACTACACGGCTCTGCCGGACTGGGCGCAGACGCTGGGTATGACCTTCTCGGTGATCCTGTGGATGCCCTCCTGGGGTGGCATGATCAACGGCCTCATGACGCTCTCGGGCGCCTGGGACAAGCTGCGCACCGATCCCGTCATCCGCATGATGGTGGTGGCCGTGGCCTTCTACGGCATGTCCACCTTCGAAGGCCCGATGATGTCGGTGAAGGCGGTGAACTCGCTCAGCCACTACACCGAATGGACCATCGGCCACGTGCATTCCGGCGCGCTCGGCTGGGTCGCGTACATCTCCTTCGGCGCCATCTACTGCCTGGTGCCCTGGCTCTGGAACAAGCGCGAAATGTATTCGGTCAAGGCCATCAACTGGCACTTCTGGGTCTCGACCCTCGGCATCGTGCTCTACATCTCCTCGATGTGGGTCGCGGGCATCCTGCAGGGCCTCATGTGGCGCGCCTACACGCAGCTCGGCTTCCTCGAATACTCGTTCATCGAGACGGTCGAGGCGATGCATCCGCTGTACGTGATCCGTGCCCTGGGCGGCATCCTCTTCCTCACGGGCGCTCTCATCATGGCCTGGAACATCTGGAAGACCATCACCACGCCCCAGACCGCAGCCGAGCGCGAGCTCGCCCTGCAGGCGGCCGAGTGA